DNA from Sulfurimonas gotlandica GD1:
CCATGCCTATATGTTTTAATCTCTATTAGGCCATGGCTGATTCCATTTTCTATAATCGCATCTTCAGCATTTTTAATCAGATTTAAAATAACCTGCTTAAACTCATTTTCATAGATGCAAAGCTCATCTTTAAAATCATTATGTATGACTAAGATTGTGTCGTGATCTTGAAGAGATGTTTTAACGATTTGAACAGTGTCATCTATAATATTTTCAAAAGTTGTTTTTGTAACCACCTTGGAATCTTTAAAGAAGTTTCTAAAATCATTAATAGTGAGACTAAGATGCTGTGAATATGCTTGAATATCTTTTATGCCTGCAGTAAATACAGGCTGATCATAATCATCCATAATAAGCTTTAACTCTAGTGTAGATGCAGTCGAAGAGATAGCGGCTAATGGTTGTCTCCATTGGTGAGCAATCATACTTAGCATCTCACCCATTTGTGCCATTTTACTCTGCTGAAGCATATGTAGTTCTTTCTCTTTAGCTTGAGTTATTGCTTTTGAAGTTTCATTTTTTAGGTTTATAAATTCATCTTGAAGTTGATCATTCGCATCAAGTAACTCTTTTTCTCTCTTTGCTAAAATATAAGATAAATATATTACTAAAACAAAGCCTATGATGGAGATGAAAATAAGCATGTTGTCTCTAGCTTCTAGGTTTGACTCAATAACATCCTCAAGAGAAGTTATAACTTCGATTACTCCCCTTTTGTCACCTAGTTTCCATTTGTCCTCTGTCCATGTTCTTTGGGGATGTGAATTGTGACAATCTACACAAGCCTGGTCAGTCATAAAGTCAGTTACTGCAACTCTTAAAACAGGTTTATCATCTATAAAATCCTTTTTTATGTAGATACCGTCATCACTATTTTTAGTATATTCTATTGCTTCTTTTTGAAATTCACTTAGTTCTCTCATCTTTCTAAAGGCAAAAGGGTATTCACTGTAAAGATTGTACTTTATTCCACTGTTATCGCTAAATATTCTACTTAGATCATGCAGAGCAGTTGCTGGAAGTGGCAGAGAGTTATTTAGACCCTTGTGGTCATAACTAAACTGCATATTTGGTGCATACTTTTTAATATCTTTTACAACAGCATCTACATAATAAGCACGTGTTAGTTTCATCTGCTCAACAGCGGTAATAGAGTGTTTTGTGGCCATTTTAATAGAATTTTTTTCTGTAATATATGGAATGTAAAAGAAAACAGTTATATAAGTGGCAAGAGAGGCTAATATGATAGGCGTGATGATTTTACTATCGCGAAGAATTTTTAGTGCTGAGTTTATTTTTTTATTCATTATCTTCATTAGTGAGGCATTATATATATGTTGTACTTAAAGTTGTTTTATATCTGCTAAACTATCATTTATGAAACTCTCACACTTAATACAAATAAAAAACTATCTACAAAAATTTCAAAAAATTTCAGCAATATATAGAGTAAGTGACACAATAGTCAAAGTATCATTCGATAGAGACGATGAAATCTTCTTTGAGATGCAACGCTCAAACTCTAAGATGTTTAGATGCAGCTCTTATGCCCGCTCAAAAGTTTATAATGCTCCATTTGATGTGCTTTTAGCAAAACGATTTAATCGTGCAAATATTTTGAGTGTAGAACTTATAAATGAAGATAAAATCTTAAGATTTAAAACCTCAATCAGTTCTGCATACAAAGAGGAAACAACATTACTGCAGTTTGAATTTACAGGTAAATATACAAATGTAATCATTTTAGATGAAAATGAAGTGGTACTTGAAGCTCTTCGTCATGTTGATCTCTTTTCTTCATTTCGTGAAGTAAGGGTTGGACAGAAGCTACTGAATGTCCCAACTGCTCCATTTATAGCAAAAGAGTACCCGCTAGAAGATGTAGAAAAGTTTTTGCATGATGAGTATGCTCAAGATATTGAGGATAAACTAGGATCTCTAAAAAAGCAAAAACTCTCTTTTCTTGGTAAAAAGCTAAAAAAATTGCAAAAATTGTACGATGTGCTTGAAGATGAAGAAAAACTTGAAGCTGAGGTGCAAATGTGTCAGCATCATGGAAACTTACTTTTAGCAAATATTCATAATATTAAGCCATATAAAAAGAGCATAGAGGTGAGTGACTATGACGGAACTCCTGTTACAATAGAGTTTCACAAAGACTTCTCAAGCCCCGCACAGATGGCAAATTCTCTATTTACAAGAAGTAAAAAAGCTAAACAAAAAGTATCGCATCTGCATATAGAAAAAGAGTCTCTTAATTCTAAAATAGAGCATATGAAACTATTTATGTCTGCTGTAGAAGAGGCAAAAGATATAGCCAAGATACAACTCTTGTTCCCAAAAAAGATTCAATCGAAAAAGATAAAAACAAATGATTCTATAGAGACTTTCTGGATAGATGGTTATAAAATTCAGCTTGGCAAAAATGAAAAGGGTAATGTAGAAGTCCTTAAAAATGCAAGAGCAAAAGATATTTGGGTTCATATGAAAGATAGACCATCAGCTCACGTAATCATCACAACAGATAAGCAAAATATCCCTATGAATATCATCGAAGGGGCTGGAAGATTGTGTGTTGATTTTACAATAGCTCAAAAAGATAAGTTTTTGGTCGATTATACTCCTAGACGAGAAGTTACTATTCAAAGTGGTGCGAGTGTGCTTTATAATAAATATAAAACTATCGAGATAGATACACGGTGATAGTAGATTAAAGTGAGGAGGATGTTATGTCAATTGGAGCGATAGGAAGTGCTGTTTTTACTAATCAGATGACTGCTAATGTGTCCTCTGTGCAAAATGCTCATAATAATCGTGTGGATTTTCAAAATATGGTTGCGCAAGCGGCTGCTCAAGAGAAAGACGAGAAGGTTCTTGAAGTCCGTCCAACTGAAGAAAATCATGAAGTTGATCCAGATCGTGAACATGAAAAAAATGAAGCTGATCAAGAGACTGCCAGAAGTAAACATGAAGAACATGAGAGTGAAGAAGAGGAAAAAAAGAGTGAGTTTCCAATTCATAAACTAGATATTAAAGTCTGATTTGGTATAATCCTTTCAAAGGAAACTCATGGGATTTTTAAAAGCACTTACCTCAAGTAAAGAGAGAACTGTTACTGGTCTTTCGCTGATAGCAGTCGTTTTAATTATTGGTTTTATTGATAATTTTTTTCTTATGTGGGCAGTTCTTGGAGCTGTTTATCTAGTAGCATTTGGCGAGGCGGTGAAACTTTTTCAAGTTGAAAAAGACTCATTGACGATTTATGCTGTTGGCATCTGGCTTCTGGCTGGTGTCTATCCCTATGGCGATGACCTCTTTGTTTTGGCCGGTGTTGCTTATGCAAGTGCTGTGGCTTTTGACAAAGAACTTAAATGGAATGACTTTTTTCCTTTTATCTACCCCACAGCAGGAATGCTGTTTATCTTCACAATGTATCAAGAATACGGAGTACTTTCATTATTGTGGCTTTTAGTAGTTGTTGCAATGACTGATGTCGGGGCTTACGCTGTAGGAAAAAGCATCGGAAAAACTCCTTTTTGTGAGACTAGTCCAAACAAGACTATGGAAGGCGTAGTCGGTGGCATTATAGTTGCTACTTTCAGTGGTATGTTTGTAGGGCTTAGTATTGTTGACTTAGGTGTTGCTTTTATCATCTCTTTTATGGTTGCGACTAGCTCTATTTTTGGAGATCTTTTTGAGAGTAGCCTCAAAAGAGCTGCCGGTGTAAAAGACAGTGGAGATATACTTCCAGGTCATGGTGGTGCTCTTGACAGAATAGATGGTTACCTCTTTGGTGCTATTGTTATGCTTGTGCTTCTGAGAGGACTTGTGTAGTTTGGTACTGCTAGGCTCAACAGGTTCTATAGGTGTAAATACACTCGAAGTAGCTAAAAAATTTAACATAGATGTTGAAGTCTTAGTCTGTGGAAAAAATATAGAACTATTAAACAAACAGATTTTAGAACACTCTCCTAAAGTTGTTGTAATCGCAGATGCCCATGACATACACAAAGTAAATCACTCTAATGTATTTTCAGGCTCAGATGCTATTTTAAAAGTTATAGAAGATTCAAGTTCGGAGTTAGTTGTAAATGCGCTTGTTGGTTTTTTGGGTCTTCGTCCGACACTCACAGCTCTGGGTTGCGGTAAAAAAATAGCTCTTGCAAATAAAGAATCATTAGTCGCTTGCGGTGATTTTATAGATGTAAGTAGAATCCAGCCAATAGACTCTGAGCACTTTGGTCTTTGGTACCTGATGCAAGATAGACCTGTTGAGAAGATGATTATCACTGCATCTGGCGGAGCATTTCGTGATTGGGATATAAATAAACTTCAAAATGCTACTCTAGCAGATACTCAAAAACATCCAAACTGGTCAATGGGACAAAAGATTACAATAGATTCTGCCACTATGGTAAATAAGATGTTTGAGTTATTAGAAGCCAGATGGCTCTTTGGAAAGGGTGAGTACGATGCAATCATTGAGACAAAGTCGCTTATTCATGCACTAATTGATTTTAAAGATGGCTCAACTACGGCACACTTTGCTCATGCTTCTATGCAGCTTCCAATCGCTTATGCACTTGATGAAAAGATGAATGAGAATATCTTAGGGCATGTTGACTTGCTAAAAGTCGGCTCTTTAGAGTTTCGTGAAATCACTACTGATAGATATCCAGTTTGGCAGATTAGAGAAGAGTTGCTTAAAAATCCATCTCGTGGGGTTGTAGTAAATGCAGCAAATGAAGCAGCGATCCAGAAGTTTATAAATAAAGAGATAGGCTTTATGGATATCAGTAAGACTATAATAGAGGCTTTTGAGAAGTTTACAGAGATGCCAAAAAATGTTGATGATGTATTTGACATAGATGCTCAAGTTCGTAGAGAAATTGGGAAAAGAAAATAATGACTAATCAAGTTGAGAAAGCTACGAGTGGTGGTGACTTACTCACTTGGGGCATAATGTTTGGTCTGCTTGTGATAGTAGCTGCAGGTTTAGCTATTTGGGATATAAAAAGTAGAAAGGAATAGGGCTATGATATTAAGCATAGAAAGCTCATGTGATGATAGCGCCATTGCAATTACAGATATAAAAACAAAAAAACTTCTTTTTCATAAAAAAATATCTCAAGAACTTGAGCACTCTATTTATGGTGGAGTTGTTCCAGAACTAGCTGCCAGACTTCATGCTGAAGCACTACCAAAGATACTTGCAGAGTGTGAGCCATACTTTAAAGATTTAAAAGCAGTAGCAGTTACATCAACTCCAGGTTTAGCTGTAACACTTGTCGAAGGGGTGACTATGGCTAAGGCTGTGTCTGTTGCTTTAGGCATTCCCCTTATAGGGGTTAATCATCTTGTGGGACACATCTACTCTCTTTTTATAGATAAAGAAACACGGTTCCCTTTGACTGTTCTTTTAGTATCGGGTGGACATACTCAAGTTATGGAAGTAAAATCATTGCAAGAGATAAAAACTGTTGCTAAAAGTATGGATGACAGTTTTGGAGAGAGTTTTGACAAGTGTGCAAAGATGATGGGGCTTGGCTACCCTGGTGGACCGCTTATAGAAGAATTGGCAAAAGATGGAGATAGAAAAAAGTATGATTTTACAATTCCTCTTTCGCAATCAAAACTGATTGCGTTCTCATACTCAGGACTTAAAAATGCAGTTAGGCTTGCAGTTGAAAAAGGTAGTGAAGAAGACTATAAAGATATAGCCGCTTCATTTGAGCATATTGCGACTATGCATCTGACTCAGAAATTAAAAAAGTATTTTAAAACTGTTCAACCAAAAACTTTTGCAATAGTCGGTGGAGCAAGTGCTAACTTGTATCTTCGCTCACAGATTCAAGAACTTTTAAGGCCTCATGGAGCAGATTTACTTCTTAGTGAACTAAAATATTGTTCTGACAATGCAGCTATGATAGGTAGAGTAGCAGTTGAAATGTATGATAAAAAAATGTTTAGTAATATGCAAGACCTAGATATATCTCCAAGAAGTAGTATATAATACTACAGACTAAAGCATTTAAACCCTTTAGCAAGGTTAGATTAAGAGAGTTAGTGTGAGAGATAATCTTAAGTGAAACTTAGTTAAAAACACAATAAATCTAAATAAGAGTATTTTTATCCGATTTGACTTATAATTCTCTTGTCCAATTAATAAATCACGAAAACGTGATTAACTTTTTACTCAGCAAAACTGAAGTAACAAAGTAAAATAAAAAAATAAAAAAATTAAGGAGCCAAAATGGCAACAGTAACATTCAAAAACGACATCGTATGTAATTTAGCAGGTAACGAAATCAATGTAGGTGATACAGCACCAGTAACAACAGTAGTAAACTGTAACCCAATGCTTCAAAATGAGCAAATCGGTGGAGAAGGTAAAGTTCAATTAGTTGTAGCAGTACCATCTTTAGATACAGGTGTTTGTGACGCTGAAACAAGAAGATTTAACACTGAAGCAGCAGCTTTATCAGGTGTTGAAGTTATTACTGTTTCTATGGATTTACCATTTGCATCTGCTAGATGGTGTGGAGCAGCTGGAATTGAAAACTTAAAAGTTTGTTCTGACTTCAGAAACAAAGATTTCGCTAACGCTTATGGTGTTCTTTTAGCTGATGGTCCTTTAGCTGGTATCACTGCAAGAGTTATTTTTGTAATTGGTAAAGATGGAAAAGTTTCTTACAAGCAAGTTGTTCCAGAAATTACAACTGAGCCTAACTACGAAGAAGCTATCGCTGCTGCAAAAGCTGCACTTTAATCAACACTCCTTAGACATTTTAGGTAATTTTCAAAAGCTACTTTCTTCCCCTGTAGTAGCTTTTGGCGCCTTTGGTGCCAAAACGAAGTGAGCCGATAACTCATTTTATTCTTCCTCCTTTTTTAGGGCTTCGGCCCTAATATTTATCTCTTTAAGTTTACTACTAAAACACTCTGATATAATTGTATAAAACAACATTGGAGATTTTAAATGAAAAAAATTTTTACAGCCTTGACGTGTGCAGGTCTTTTAGCCTCAACTGTTAGTGCAGATTTTGGAAGAGTTGAGATGGGTGTTGGTGCCTGGGCACAAAAAACTAGTGGTAAGATTAGCTACACTGATAATGGAGCAAACGGTACATATACATCAAGCGAAAAAGATGTTTCTCAGCTTTATGTATGGGCACTAATAAAACATCCTATACCAGTTGTTCCTAACCTTAGATTGGAATATGTAGCTTTAGAAGATAAAGGTACTGCTACTGGTCAGTTTAAAGATTTTAATATCGGTGGGGTTAGTACTACTATGGCTTATGACATGAAACAATACGATATTATTCCATACTACAACATCTTGGATAATACTGCATGGATTACTCTTGATCTTGGTTTAGATATTAAAGTAGTTGAAGCGTCATACAATGCAGCTCCACAAACTCCTTTTACTGGTTATAGCGGCAGTGAGACAATAGCTCTACCACTTCTTTATGTTAGAGGTCGTGTTGAGATTCCTTCAACTAATATTGGTATTGAAGCAGATGTGAAATATGTGACATATAGTTCAAGTACTGTCTATGATGCTCGTGCAAAAATTGATTATACTTTAGATTTTATACCTGTAGTTCAGCCGGCAATAGAAGTTGGCTATAGAGTTCAAAAAATTGATCTTGCAGATGATAGTTCTTTAAATGTTGATTTAGAGTTTTCAGGTGTTTATGCAGGTTTAATGCTTCGTTTCTAAAAAATAGTCTAAATTAAGAGGCTAAAAAAAGCCTCTTAATTATAGTGTTTTTAATTTTTCGTAGAGTTTATACGGAGTTACACCTAAGGCTTCTGCCGCTTCTTTCATTTTAGTATCAGACGATGCTTTAAAGCCTTGTTTTTCTAAAAATTCTATAGACTTTTCCAAACTTATTTTATTAAGACTTGCTAGCTCATCCAGTGTTCTGCGTCCTAAAAAATCTATTTTTTCATCATTTGAATTTTGCTTTGGTCTTATTATGTCATAAATTACTTTTGAAGCAATTCCATTTTCTTTTGATATTTCCAATAGTGTCTGCTCTATTGAATCTACTTTAATATTACTGTCTTTTAAGAGTTTTACAGCGTTATCAGTATCTGCACCTATTCTTTTTGAAAAAGATTTTAAAGAAGATTCTTCTGCGTGTCCATATGGCGGTGAACCATATTCTTTCTCCCAATAAGATTTGATATCATCATTTAAATCAAGTACACTCTGAAAAGGCTGGATGCCACTTAATGTCCCTGCTACAAAAAGTATGTTGAGGCCAAGTGCGATTAAAAGTTCTTTTTTGAACAGTGTAATCTTCTTTGCACTATCTCTCATGTAGCTTACAAGCGGCTTCCAATTGTAATATATATGCCAAATTGTTACAACTAAAAAAAGAATCATCGAAGTTATATGAATATCACCGTATTGAGTCTTAGTAAGTCCAAACATCTGCCAGTTAGCCCAATAAGCAATCTTGCCCTTTGGAACAATATAGAGCATTATGCCAGTGATACTCATAACAAGAAACGAAAAAGCAAGTGTTAATGAGATAATCTTTTTCATTACAATTTTATTGTCCATTTAGCGATTACTTCCCTGACCACGTCCCATACCTTGACCACGTCCACCTTTTCGGTTTGCTTGGTGGGTTTGAAATTCTTCTTTATCAATGTTCCCATCAGCGTTTGCATCTATATCATTAAATTTAGGTGCATTATCGGCATTACGCATCATACGACCAGATTCAGCTTGTTTTTGCATACGTTTTTCTTGAGTAAAGTTAAACTCTTTTTGAGTGATTTTACCATTACCATCAGTGTCAAAATCTGAATATGACGGCATTGTATTTGCCGGTACTATAGCTAGAGCGCCCGTAACTATTAATGTTACTATAAGTAAAGTTTTCATCTTAAACTCCTTGTTTTTTATCTATATGTGCATATTTTATAATGTTAATATTAACGAAATCTTAACCTAAATACCTCTTGTCTAAGATTACAACTTCACACTCTAGTGAGATACCGAACTCATCAAGCACCCTTTTTTGAGCCTCTTCAATTAGAAAGATGGCATCTTCAAAAATACCACCTCCACAGTTAACTAAAAAGTTTGCATGTTCAGTGCTAAACTCCATTCCGCCAACTCTTTTTCCCTTTAATCCAACAGCTTCTATTAGTCTTCCGGCATAATCACCCTCTGGATTTTTAAAGCAGCTTCCAGCACTTGGAATACTTGGTTGGTTTGAACGCATCTTTTTAAACAGCGCTACTTTTTCTTCATCAAAACCATACTCAAGAGCAAAGGTAGCTTCTAAAATAGGCTCTTTTATATTTGTAAATCTGTACCCAAAAGTTATATCATCTTTGTGCAGGGCGGCTTTAGTTGTTTTAATGCTAATCAGATAGTTAAATATTTCATACTCTTTAAGTCCAGCGTTCATATATACCAAACCGCCAAGAGTTCCAGGTAGATGTGAAATAAATTCAAAGTTTGCGATATTGTGTTTTTTACAAAATGAGGCTATTTTCCCTGAAGGGGTTGCTGCGCCAATTTTAAGTACGCTGTCTTCTATTTTTATATAGTCGTAACTTTTTGAAAGTTTCATGAGTTTTGGAGGTTGTGTCCCCATAAGAATGTTGTTACAAGATCCTATGAGAAAGTGTTGTGGGGTCAAGTCATTTGGATTTTCTAAAAGAGAAACTTCAAGAGTATCTCCAATATTTATGGAAGAGAATTTGGAAAAGTCTATTTTTTTCGTTTTCATCACTCTATGAATTCTGGCATCATATTGAAGATATTGGTCGCAAAGTCGGTCATAGAGTTTAGCATCCAAGGCATAGTCAAGATTATAACTATAACAACACCAATAATCTTAGGAATAAAAGAAAGAGTCATCTCGTTAATCTGAGTTGTAGCTTGAAATATACTAACTGCCAAACCTACGAGCATACCTGTTAAAAGACCAGGAAGAGCTAATAAAAGAGCGATCTTAAATGTTTCAATTCCTAGTGCAATTAATTTGGCTTCCATGACGCTATGAGTTCCTAAGCTCTTTGTACTCAGTAGGAATCATAAAATCTTCTACTTTAACTTGTGAGTCATAAAAACCATGTTTGTGTCCAAGTTCAAACAGTTTGTCTATTGCTTTGTATTGAATATCACTTAGAGTGATTGAGTCGTCATTTGCATAAAGCTCTAAGTATTTATCTAGTGTCGGAGCATCTATACGTACTAAATCACGTTCAATTAGCATTTTAGAAAGTCTATCTTTGTGATCTCTTGCAACTTGAACCGCTTTAGTAAGAGTTGCTTCATATTCAATAGCTTTATTTAGAGGAAGTGAGCGGCGAATTGCCATACCACCAAGAGGAAGAGGAAGTTCATCTCCGGCTAGTTCTTGCCAGATATCCCACATCTCACGTTCTACTTCAAGAGCATTATCATAAGTCAAAATGCTCTCATGAATTAAAACGCCTGCATCTACATTGCCATCAAGAACAGCTTGCTCAATCTCTAAAAAGTTCATATAAGTAACTCTTGCGTCAGGATAAGCTATGCGAAAAAGCATCGCATTTGTAGTGTGTTTTCCACTAAGTGCAACCTTAAAGTTACGTTTTAGTTTTACACCTTTTTTCTTGATGAGTTTTGGTCCATAACCTTCACCAAAACTTACAGCAGTTCTTAGCGGTGCATATTCTTCTTTTATGTGCGGATAGAGAGCAAAGCTTATAGCAACAATGTCATAAACACCGTTTAGTGCATCTTCATTTAGTGTTTGGATATCTTTAGCAATGTTATCAAATAGGGTGTTTTTCATATCAACCCAGCCAAATTTGATAGCATAATACATGAAGATATCATCAGCATCTGGGGAGTGTGCAATTAAAGTTCTTTTCATAAAGTTGATTTTAGCCAAAAAGGGATAAAATCTCACTAATTTGTATATAGAATATTTTGTATAAAAAGAAGTTGGCAAAATAATATGACAATATGTCATATTATTTATAAAGCATCGAAAAATTACCTATAATTACTCAAAATTTAAAATAAGTGAGCCCAAGATGGACGCAAATAAACAAAAATCATTAGACTTAGCGATGAAACAAATCGACAAGGCATTTGGTAAGGGTGCTTTAATGAGACTTGGAGACAAAGATATAGAGCCAATTAAATCAATAAGTACAGGTTCTCTTGGGCTTGACTTAGCGCTTGGTATAGGTGGTGTTCCTCAGGGAAGAGTTGTTGAGATTTATGGACCTGAGAGTTCTGGTAAAACAACTTTAGCACTTCAGATAACTGCAGAATGTCAAAAAAATGGCGGTGTTTGTGCATTTATAGATGCTGAACACGCTCTTGATGTTGTATATGCTAAAAATCTTGGTGTAGATGTTGAAAATCTGCTTGTTTCTCAGCCTGATTATGGCGAACAAGCTTTAGACATTGTTGAAACTATTGCTCGTAGTGGAGCAATTGATTTAATAGTAATAGATTCAGTTGCAGCTTTGACTCCAAAGTCTGAGATTGAAGGCGAAATGTCTGATCAAAATGTTGGTGTTCAAGCTCGTCTTATGTCAAAAGCTCTTCGTAAACTGACTGGTGTTATCAGTAAAATGAACTGTACCGTTATTTTTATAAACCAGATTCGTATGAAAATTGGTATGATGGGCTATGGCTCTCCGGAGACAACAACTGGTGGAAATGCTCTAAAATTTTATGCATCAGTTCGTATTGATGTAAGACGTATAGCTTCTCTTAAGCAGGGCGAAAGTCAGATTGGTAATCGTGTTAAAGCTAAAGTTATCAAAAACAAAGTGGCACCACCATTCCGCCAAGCAGAGTTTGACATTATGTTTGGAGAAGGTATCTCAAAAGAGGGCGAGCTAGTTGACTATGGTGTTAAATTGGATATCATAGATAAAAGTGGCGCCTGGTTCTCTTACGAAGAGACTAAACTTGGTCAAGGACGTGAAAATGTTAAAGCTAAGTTCAAAGATGAGCCTGAATTGGCAAGAGAGATAGAAGAAAAAATCAAAGTAGCTATGGGCGTAAGTAATGTCATGATTATGGACACTACTGATATAGAAGACTTAGACGAATAACCATAACCTTCCCTTGTTCCTAAGTTGCACTTGGGAACACTCTCTTGCAACTTAAGTATTATACCTTTCTTCTAAACCATAAATAATATTCATCTTAAGTAGTTTTAGATAAAATTGCGGCAATAATATGTAACATATAGGATTATAAATGTATATTGAAAACGTAAGCGCAATCGAAGTAATGGATTCTCGTGGAAATCCAACGGTTAAGGCGACGGTAGAGTTAAGTGACGGGACAATTGAAAGTGCAATCGTGCCTTCGGGTGCTAGTACTGGTAAACGCGAGGCTTTAGAACTTCGTGATGGCGGAGATCGTTATATGGGCAAGGGTGTTTTGCAGGCAGTTGAA
Protein-coding regions in this window:
- a CDS encoding menaquinone biosynthesis family protein; the protein is MKRTLIAHSPDADDIFMYYAIKFGWVDMKNTLFDNIAKDIQTLNEDALNGVYDIVAISFALYPHIKEEYAPLRTAVSFGEGYGPKLIKKKGVKLKRNFKVALSGKHTTNAMLFRIAYPDARVTYMNFLEIEQAVLDGNVDAGVLIHESILTYDNALEVEREMWDIWQELAGDELPLPLGGMAIRRSLPLNKAIEYEATLTKAVQVARDHKDRLSKMLIERDLVRIDAPTLDKYLELYANDDSITLSDIQYKAIDKLFELGHKHGFYDSQVKVEDFMIPTEYKELRNS
- the recA gene encoding recombinase RecA, producing MDANKQKSLDLAMKQIDKAFGKGALMRLGDKDIEPIKSISTGSLGLDLALGIGGVPQGRVVEIYGPESSGKTTLALQITAECQKNGGVCAFIDAEHALDVVYAKNLGVDVENLLVSQPDYGEQALDIVETIARSGAIDLIVIDSVAALTPKSEIEGEMSDQNVGVQARLMSKALRKLTGVISKMNCTVIFINQIRMKIGMMGYGSPETTTGGNALKFYASVRIDVRRIASLKQGESQIGNRVKAKVIKNKVAPPFRQAEFDIMFGEGISKEGELVDYGVKLDIIDKSGAWFSYEETKLGQGRENVKAKFKDEPELAREIEEKIKVAMGVSNVMIMDTTDIEDLDE